From Pseudomonas hefeiensis, one genomic window encodes:
- the panD gene encoding aspartate 1-decarboxylase yields the protein MHAIMLKAKLHRAEVTHAVLDYEGSCAIDGEWLDLSGIREYEQIQIYNVDNGERFTTYAIRGEEGSRMISVNGAAAHKAKVGDRVIICAYAHYSEAELANFKPRMLYMAPGNELSHTSNAIPVQVA from the coding sequence ATGCACGCCATCATGCTCAAGGCCAAGCTGCACCGCGCCGAAGTCACTCACGCCGTGCTCGACTACGAAGGCTCCTGCGCCATTGATGGTGAGTGGCTGGACCTGTCGGGTATCCGTGAATACGAACAGATCCAGATCTACAACGTCGACAATGGGGAACGCTTCACCACCTACGCGATCCGTGGCGAAGAAGGCTCGCGAATGATTTCGGTCAACGGCGCTGCGGCGCACAAGGCCAAGGTGGGTGACCGGGTGATCATCTGTGCCTACGCCCATTACAGCGAGGCCGAACTGGCCAACTTCAAGCCCCGCATGTTGTACATGGCCCCGGGCAACGAACTGAGCCATACCAGTAACGCCATCCCGGTTCAGGTCGCCTGA
- the pgi gene encoding glucose-6-phosphate isomerase, which yields MAYYRTPHDVTALPAWQALNDHRKAMQDFSMREAFHADPQRFNQFTLSSCGLFLDYSKNLINAQTRDLLVCLANEVDLKGAIKALFEGEIVNASENRPALHTALRRPVGDKLLVSGVDVMPDVHKVLNQITDLVGRIHDGLWRGYTEKPITDVVNIGIGGSFLGPELVSEALLSYAQKGVRCHYLANIDGSEFHELTMKLRAETTLFIVSSKSFNTLETLKNAQAARAWYLAQGGSEAELYRHFIAVSSNNAAAVAFGIREENIFPMWDWVGGRYSLWSAIGLPIALAIGMSNFKELLSGAYSMDQHFQSAPFEQNMPVLLALLGVWYGNFWGAQSHAILPYDHYLRNITKHLQQLDMESNGKSVRQDGTPVSTDTGPVIWGGVGCNGQHAYHQLLHQGTQLIPADFIVPIVSFNPVSDHHQWLYANCLSQSQALMLGKTRAEAEAELRDKGASEEDVQKLASHKVIPGNRPSNTLVVERISPRRLGALVALYEHKVFVQSVVWGINAFDQWGVELGKELGKGVYNRLVGSEESAAEDPSTQGLINYFRGRHRG from the coding sequence ATGGCGTATTACCGAACCCCTCACGACGTGACCGCTCTGCCTGCCTGGCAAGCGCTGAATGACCACCGCAAAGCCATGCAGGACTTCAGCATGCGCGAAGCGTTCCATGCCGATCCGCAGCGTTTCAATCAATTCACCCTGTCGAGCTGCGGCCTGTTTCTCGACTACTCAAAAAACCTGATCAACGCCCAGACCCGTGACCTACTGGTTTGCCTGGCCAATGAAGTCGACCTCAAGGGTGCGATCAAGGCGCTGTTCGAAGGCGAAATCGTCAATGCCTCCGAGAACCGCCCGGCCCTGCACACCGCCCTACGCCGGCCAGTGGGCGACAAATTGCTGGTAAGCGGCGTCGACGTCATGCCCGACGTACACAAGGTGCTGAACCAGATCACTGATCTGGTAGGTCGCATTCATGACGGTCTGTGGCGCGGCTACACCGAAAAACCGATTACCGACGTGGTGAACATCGGCATCGGCGGCTCTTTCCTCGGCCCGGAACTGGTCTCCGAAGCGCTGTTGTCTTACGCGCAAAAAGGCGTGCGCTGTCACTACCTGGCGAACATCGACGGCAGCGAGTTCCATGAGCTGACCATGAAGTTGCGCGCCGAGACCACGCTGTTCATCGTCTCGTCGAAATCCTTCAACACCCTCGAAACCCTGAAGAACGCCCAGGCTGCCCGTGCCTGGTACCTGGCCCAGGGCGGTTCCGAGGCGGAGCTGTACCGCCACTTCATCGCCGTATCAAGTAATAACGCCGCCGCCGTGGCCTTCGGCATCCGCGAAGAAAACATCTTCCCGATGTGGGATTGGGTCGGCGGGCGCTACTCGCTCTGGTCGGCCATCGGCTTGCCGATCGCCCTGGCCATCGGCATGTCGAACTTCAAGGAATTGCTCTCCGGTGCCTACTCCATGGACCAGCATTTCCAGAGCGCGCCGTTCGAACAGAACATGCCGGTACTGCTGGCACTGCTGGGCGTGTGGTACGGCAACTTCTGGGGCGCGCAAAGCCATGCGATCCTGCCGTACGACCACTACCTGCGCAACATCACCAAGCACTTGCAGCAACTGGACATGGAATCCAACGGCAAGAGCGTGCGCCAGGACGGCACACCGGTGTCTACCGACACAGGTCCTGTGATCTGGGGCGGCGTCGGTTGCAATGGTCAGCACGCCTACCACCAGTTGCTGCATCAGGGCACCCAGTTGATCCCGGCGGACTTCATCGTGCCGATCGTCAGTTTCAACCCGGTTTCCGATCACCACCAGTGGCTGTACGCCAACTGCCTGTCCCAGAGCCAGGCGCTGATGCTAGGCAAGACCCGCGCCGAAGCCGAAGCGGAACTGCGTGACAAAGGCGCGAGCGAAGAAGACGTACAGAAGCTGGCCTCCCACAAGGTGATCCCGGGCAACCGTCCGAGCAACACCCTGGTGGTCGAACGCATCAGTCCGCGTCGCCTTGGCGCATTGGTAGCGCTGTACGAACATAAAGTGTTCGTGCAAAGCGTGGTCTGGGGCATCAACGCTTTCGACCAATGGGGCGTGGAGCTGGGCAAAGAATTGGGCAAGGGCGTCTACAACCGTCTGGTGGGCAGCGAAGAAAGCGCGGCCGAAGACCCTTCGACCCAGGGTTTGATCAACTACTTCCGCGGGCGTCATCGCGGCTGA